AGTCACTAATTACTCCATTAGGTTTTAACTTTTAGAGTTATCGCACTACAGACtcctaacaaaaaaatatcctagataatcttaatattttatataatcacGAATGCAgtttttttattcacttttccGACGAAATTGACAAAATCACTTGAaggatatttttggtaatCTGCAAATTTGCTGACATATGAATTCTAGAAAGTAGTTAAtatttgttcgtggtacttaAGTTGATACAAATTTATCTATGTAAGATACGATACTCTTACTTACTAATTGCTGCACTAGCCTAGGACACTTACGAGTATTACTTgtattaaaataagttgagtcaatatgtaattacaaaaatcatatgtaTGTGATTAATCCGAGTACATGCAATCAATCcccataatattaatatagagttaaggccaaaattggtctacacatatgaccattttatctttttagtcataaattttattttttggattttttggtcctgtacatatggaaatttgatcattttggtcttCCGTCAATAGTTCCGTTAATTTTTAACAGTCAACGCGTTTTACCCAATTTTGACCAGATTAGAATCATTTaaatttcctaattattttaacaaataattttgcCCAATCCCCAGACTCCGGCGACCTGCCTTCTGCTCTGCCGCGACCGCGCCACCCAAGCCCCAGACTCCCCTCCACCTCCGCCCCCCTGCCTTCCGCGCCACTCTCTCGGACCTCAATCGATGGCACGCGTGGGCCAAAACCCAGGCCTCCTTCGTGGGCTCCACATTCTCCGCCCTCGACGGCGGCCCGGACTCCTTCCTCCTACACCGCGAGCTCAATTGGCTGGTTGAGGACGCCGTCGAGCACCCCGCCCTACACTCGACGGAAAGCAATGCCGAGGCGGAGGTAGCAATTAGGGCGCGATTGGAGGAAATGTACGAGCTGTGGAGACAGAGGATCGAGGAGAGGCGGCCGTTTCAGTACGTGGTCGGGTGCGAGCACTGGCGCGATGTCATTCTCAGTGTCGAGGAAGGCGTTCTCATCCCCTGCCCCGAGACTGAGGCCGTCGTCGATCTCGTAGACCACGCCGTGAAGGCCGATTCGGAATTGAGGGAGGGTTTGTGGGCGAATTTGGGGATCGGCAGCGGCGCGCTCGCAATTGCGGTGGCTAGGGTTTTGGGCGGCGGAAGGAGGGTTTTGGCGGTGGATCTGATTCCCGTGGCTGCCGCCGGGGCGCATTACAACGTGGAGAGATACTGCCTTGAGGGGAGAGTGAGTGTGAGACTGGGGTCGTGGTTTGATCTTCTCAAGGATGTGGAAGGAGAATTGAATGGAGTGGTTAGCAATCCGCCGTATATTCCCAGCAAAGACATTCATTCTCTGCAAGTAGAGGTCTCTAGACATGATATTTCAGATTGAACATGAGTTACAAAACTGATTGGGAAAAATTAGGAAATAATTAGTGACTTAAAATGATTCTAATCTGGTCAAAATTGGGCAAAACGTGTTGagtgttaaaaaaattaacggaattattgacggaggaccaaaataatcaaatgtCCATATGTgtaggaccaaaaaatccaaaagataaagtttaggacctaaaaggtaaaatgaccatatgttttggaccaattttggccttaaCTCTATTAATATATCATTGTGATCACATATCAAAACAGAAGAGCATCAGCTTTGCAGAGAGGGCAGATGTTCCCGCCGCGGTGGAGCCACGTCCCTATGCACTCCCCGTAAAACTCGTGCTAGCAATGCAGCGCCGCAACGAGCCCACGGTGCAGGCGCTCGAGACATACACAACACTGACACAcatcatcatcttcctcaTGAACCCCCTCCATCGCGTAATAGCGCGTCTTGAACTAACATAAAATGTCATCTCCGCTGCCATCTTCATCTCCGGGAAGAAAGCCTTTGGCGACTAATAGAAAAGAGCTAAAAGAATAGAGTATGAAGTGAACTTAAAGCATAAGAGAAAAGAGCTCATTGCATTGACTGAATAATGAAAAGACTTAAACAAAGATTACAAGTTGattcatatatgtatatgctAACCGAAGAACCTAGAAGGGAATCAAATTATGCCAGCACAACATGAAATCAAATGAGTCAAAACtgcatttaaatgttgcaGAGTGTGCAGGTGTGAGCTGGAGCTTTATCCAAAGACTTTGTTTCTTTCATGAGAATATCCTTGTAGCTAGGACCACTTTGATTCGGTGGGGACGGGTCTCCTTTATCAGAAATGACAATAGCATCCTTGGCATGGACTTCTTGAACACCTTGCCCTTTATCTACATGGACTGCATCCATTTCTTTTGCATGAAGAATGGCCAGGCTAACATTCCCCCGCAATTCAAGCGAGGATAGGGAGCAAACGCCTTAGCGGTTGCGCAACCTCGTGAAGAATTGGGAGTTTGGTAAGAATATCAGCAACCTGATCCGATGAGGGTACATGACGAAGATCAATTTCTTTTGCAGCAACCTTGTCTCgaacaaaatggatatcgaGTTCAATGTGTTTGGCACGAGCATGAAGAACAAGATTGGAAGCCAAAGCTATTGTACTTAGATTATCGACCCAAACAGCAGGAGGATTGGGTAAAGACCATCTTAACTCCATAAGAAGAGACTGAAGCCATGAAATCTCAGCAACAACCTGCTCAAGACTGCGGTATTCAGCCTCAGTGCTGGATCtggagatgactttttgcttcTTAGCACACAAGAGACAAGGTTATTGCCAAAATAAACACAATAGCCTGTAGTGGATCGTCTGTCATCAACATCGGAGGCCCAATCCGAATCAGAAAACCCTGAGAGAGTGAAATCAGAAGGAGTGATATGCAAACCATGATCAATGGAACCAACCAAATACCTTAGAATACGTTTGACAGCCTTCCAATGTGTGTCTAGAGGACAAGACATGTATTGACTAACTTTGTTGACCGAAAAACTCAGCTCGGGTCTAGTGATGGTAGCATATTGTAGAGATCCAACAACACTCCTATAAAGCTTACCATCGATGGTGGGATTACATTCAGACTTGCTGAGTTTGAGATCTGATATCATAGGGATTGGACATGGTTTTGCATCAAGCATCTTGACCTTGCTAAGAAGCTTCTTAATATAAGCAGCTTGTGACAAATGAAGACCCTGGGCAGTTTTAGAAACCTCTATGATATCAGATCTCAAAACTCAGCAAGTCTGAATGTAATCCCACCATCGATGGTAAGCTTTATAGGAGTGTTGTTGGATCTCTACAATATGCTACCATCACATTTTCTATACCAAGAAAATGTGTCACCTCACCAAGATCTTTCAACGAAAACTTGTTGTGCAACTGAGATATTACTCTTTGAATACCAGATGAAGAGTTACCCGTGATGAGCATATCATCCACGTATAATAAAAGGTAGATAACTTTAGACTTGTTGATGAGAAAGAACAATGAGGTGTCAGCCTTGGACCgagaaaaaacaatatttaagAGAGCAAATTGGATAGTGAGAAACCAAGACCTTGAAGCCTATTTTAGGCCATATAAAGCCTTGTTAAGCTTGCACACCATTCCAGGGGAACCTTGTTCAAAACCAAGGGGCTGCTTCATGTATATTTCCTCCTTAAGATCACCATTCAAGAAAGCATTGTTGACATCAAGACGTCGAATAGACCACTTTGAGGTAACAACAATACTTAGCATGATTCTGATAGTGTTAGGTTTGACTACAGGACTAAAGGtttcaagaaaatcaaaaccGACCTCCTGTGAAAAGCCTTGAGCAACAAGTCGAGCTTTATGTCTAGCAATAGATCCATCagcatgattttttattttaaaaatccatgTACACCCAATAAGATTCTTTCCTGGGGGAGAAATGTAAGAGTCCAAGTGTTGTTTCTTAGTAGTGCAAGGAATTCCTCATTCATTGCAGCAAACCAGACTGGAAATGCTAAGGCAGCATTGATGGAATGGGGAATGACAAAGTAAAGATCACCAAGAATGGGAGCACTGGTAGAGTAAAGTTTAGGTTTGAAAATCCCACCTTTAGCTCTAGTGATCATGTGATGCCTTCTAGTTGGAGCAGGGGAAGATGAATGATGTGACTGAGTAGAAATAGTAGGAATGGCAGGAGAGGCCATATCTAGAGAAATAGATGAATCAGAAGCGGGAATGGCAGGAGAGGGTGGATTGGCAAGCATGTGTGCAGAAGTGTTGGGAGTATGGGGTGAGGTAGTGTGACTGAATTAGGGGAAAAATCAGCAGAAGTATCCAAGATAGGAGTGGAGGGAGCATGATGGGTAGTTGGAATAGAAGGAGAATATGTAGGAAAATTGAAAGGAGAGGTGGCTGAAACAGGAGATGGTGTTGAGTGGTAGGGAAAAATAGATTCATCAAAAAGTATATCTCTAGTGATTATAGTTCTACTATTTTTAAGCAAAGCCTTATAGCCTTTATGAGATGAACTATATCCCAAGAAAATAGCAGAATCTGATCTGAAATCAAGCTTGGATTTATTTAGTGGCCTAAGATAAGGATAGCATAGGCAGCCAAAAGCTCTCAATTCATGATAGGTGGGTTTGGATTTGTAAAGTTTCTCATAGGGGGTGGAGAAGATGAGAGTTTGAGAAGGAAGTCTGTTAATGAGGTGAACAGCAGTGGCAAAGGAATCATCCCAAAATCTAGAGGGGAGCCCAGATTGGGCAAGGAGAGCTAGACCGGATTCAACAATGTATCTATGCTTTCTTTCAGCCAATCCATTTTGTTGAGGAGTATAGGGACATGATACACGATGGTGGATGCCCTCGCCATGAAGAAAATCAACTAGTCCCCCTGAACTCACCACCCCAATCACTCTggagattttttatttttgaattgcATTGGTTCTCAACCAGAGATTTGAAATGTTTGAATACAGGAAGTACTTCATCTTTAGTTTTCAGAAAATAAATCCAAGTAAATCTACTAGAGTGATCCACAAAGTTTACGTAGTATTTGAATCCATTCCGGGAAACAATGGGAATAGGCCCCCATAAATCGGAGTGAATCA
The genomic region above belongs to Salvia hispanica cultivar TCC Black 2014 chromosome 3, UniMelb_Shisp_WGS_1.0, whole genome shotgun sequence and contains:
- the LOC125209385 gene encoding release factor glutamine methyltransferase-like, producing the protein MQLRRPAFCSAATAPPKPQTPLHLRPPAFRATLSDLNRWHAWAKTQASFVGSTFSALDGGPDSFLLHRELNWLVEDAVEHPALHSTESNAEAEVAIRARLEEMYELWRQRIEERRPFQYVVGCEHWRDVILSVEEGVLIPCPETEAVVDLVDHAVKADSELREGLWANLGIGSGALAIAVARVLGGGRRVLAVDLIPVAAAGAHYNVERYCLEGRVSVRLGSWFDLLKDVEGELNGVVSNPPYIPSKDIHSLQVEVSRHDISD